The following are encoded in a window of Rhodothermia bacterium genomic DNA:
- the ilvC gene encoding ketol-acid reductoisomerase: protein MKVYYDADADLGLIQSKKVAVIGYGSQGHAHALNLHESGVEVAVGLRTDSASAEKASERGLKVLSVAEAVQWSDVVMILIPDQHQKKVFDAEIAPNLRAGQALGFGHGFNIHFKRVVPPSDVDVFMVAPKSPGHLVRRTYTEGAGTPCLVAVHQNATGNALELALSYASGIGGGRVGIIETNFKDETETDLFGEQAVLCGGSEALIKAGFETLVEAGYPPELAYFECLHELKLIVDLYYEGGLAYMNYSVSDTAEYGGYTRGVRVIKDTAKAEMKKILDEVQNGQFAQEFIDDCDNGSANLKAMREADTVHPIEVVGKKLRAMMPWLKTNRKAETVGEPVGQ, encoded by the coding sequence ATGAAAGTTTATTATGATGCCGATGCAGACCTTGGTCTGATTCAGTCAAAAAAAGTAGCCGTTATTGGTTACGGTAGTCAGGGCCATGCCCATGCACTTAACTTGCACGAAAGCGGGGTAGAGGTGGCGGTAGGCCTGCGTACAGACTCCGCCTCGGCGGAAAAAGCCTCCGAACGTGGCCTTAAGGTGCTTTCTGTTGCCGAAGCCGTGCAATGGTCAGATGTGGTCATGATCCTCATTCCAGACCAGCACCAAAAGAAAGTGTTTGATGCGGAAATTGCGCCAAACTTACGTGCGGGTCAAGCACTTGGGTTTGGTCATGGGTTCAATATCCACTTCAAGCGCGTTGTCCCACCTTCCGATGTGGATGTATTCATGGTTGCGCCAAAGTCGCCGGGACATTTGGTGCGCCGTACCTATACCGAAGGTGCGGGAACGCCTTGCTTGGTTGCCGTACACCAAAATGCAACCGGAAATGCGCTGGAATTGGCCCTTTCGTATGCCTCTGGTATTGGTGGAGGACGGGTTGGGATCATTGAAACCAACTTTAAGGATGAAACCGAAACCGACCTCTTCGGTGAACAAGCGGTACTTTGTGGCGGCTCGGAAGCCCTCATTAAAGCGGGTTTTGAAACCTTGGTCGAGGCCGGTTATCCGCCTGAATTGGCCTATTTTGAATGTCTGCATGAGTTGAAGTTGATCGTGGACTTGTACTACGAGGGTGGTTTGGCCTATATGAATTACTCCGTTTCCGACACAGCCGAATATGGCGGTTATACACGCGGCGTTCGGGTAATCAAAGACACTGCAAAAGCCGAAATGAAGAAAATCTTGGATGAAGTCCAAAACGGCCAATTTGCACAGGAATTTATTGACGACTGCGACAATGGGTCTGCAAACCTAAAAGCCATGCGCGAAGCAGATACCGTACATCCGATCGAAGTCGTGGGCAAAAAATTGCGTGCCATGATGCCTTGGTTGAAAACAAACCGTAAGGCGGAAACCGTCGGTGAACCTGTTGGGCAATAA
- a CDS encoding GNAT family N-acetyltransferase, whose amino-acid sequence MANFVIRSAKREDRGEVQKLWWALMDMHQALDERFRLAEDAVERWQNSYSDWLYEDDHKLWIAVVEQNVVGYIAAHYAVTSSLFEPPGEVFIQELYVLPEYRGKGIGKALVDRVKDWAIAFGSRRIGLIASTQNAAALTFWKQQNATEFAVQAVIEL is encoded by the coding sequence ATGGCCAATTTTGTCATCCGATCCGCAAAGCGCGAAGACCGAGGCGAAGTGCAAAAACTTTGGTGGGCGCTTATGGATATGCACCAAGCACTGGATGAACGTTTTAGGCTTGCCGAAGACGCTGTCGAGCGTTGGCAAAATAGCTATTCGGATTGGCTCTACGAGGACGATCATAAGCTATGGATTGCGGTTGTAGAACAAAACGTGGTGGGCTATATCGCGGCCCACTATGCGGTAACTTCCTCGCTTTTTGAACCTCCCGGAGAGGTCTTTATCCAAGAACTTTATGTCCTGCCAGAATATCGCGGAAAGGGAATAGGAAAAGCTCTTGTAGATCGTGTGAAGGATTGGGCCATCGCGTTTGGATCGCGGCGTATTGGGCTGATTGCCTCCACCCAAAATGCTGCGGCGCTTACCTTCTGGAAGCAACAAAATGCCACTGAATTTGCTGTTCAAGCCGTGATTGAATTATAA
- the ilvN gene encoding acetolactate synthase small subunit, whose translation MSTKTLTPQQIYRKKADGLPINPGDETLVQRHVISVLLENQSGSLNRVLNMFAARGFNLESVAVGETEDPSVSRLTLATSGNTKVIRQILRQLNRLVETLEVTDLNDADYVEREICLIRVRAMANQRSELKDTLEMFEGKVVDITAETLMFEVTGPTKKIKALIHVLTPYGILDVARSGRVALARPLIHGD comes from the coding sequence ATGTCCACGAAGACTTTAACCCCACAACAAATATACCGGAAAAAGGCAGACGGGCTTCCTATTAATCCGGGTGACGAGACTTTGGTTCAACGCCATGTGATCAGTGTGTTGTTGGAAAACCAGTCTGGTTCCTTAAACCGTGTGCTGAATATGTTTGCCGCACGCGGCTTCAACTTGGAAAGCGTGGCCGTCGGAGAAACCGAAGACCCTTCCGTTTCGCGGCTTACGCTCGCAACCAGTGGAAACACAAAGGTCATCCGCCAAATTCTGCGGCAACTTAATCGTTTAGTAGAGACGTTGGAGGTCACAGATTTAAACGATGCGGATTACGTAGAGCGCGAAATTTGCTTGATCCGTGTTCGAGCAATGGCCAACCAACGGAGTGAACTTAAAGACACCCTCGAAATGTTTGAAGGCAAGGTCGTGGACATTACCGCCGAAACCCTAATGTTTGAGGTGACTGGCCCCACCAAAAAAATCAAGGCGCTGATTCATGTTTTAACGCCGTATGGCATTCTGGATGTGGCACGTAGCGGGCGTGTTGCCCTTGCGCGTCCGTTGATTCATGGGGATTAA
- the ilvB gene encoding biosynthetic-type acetolactate synthase large subunit, translating into MTTQNVPGTVGDALPEEMVTVQTPLVTGSEILIRTLEYEGVEVIFGHPGGAIITLYDELSRIQPSFQHILVRHEQGGTHAAEGYAKATGKVGVMLATSGPGATNTVTGIADAYMDSVPIVVITGQVPTHLIGNDAFQEADIVGITRTITKHNYLVRDVRDVARVVREAFHIARTGRPGPVLVDIPKDVLLAKAPLEIPEQVEIRGYHVPMQPSKAKVLQAAEMIKAAQKPLFYVGGGCLFSDAAKEMAEIAHKTQIPVTTTLHGIGSFPVTDNLSLHMLGMHGTWYANQAVQNADLLIAVGARFDDRVTGKLESWAPHAKIIHIDIDPSCISKNVYVDCAIIGDVKNVLQELLPNVEPKDTSTWLAQIAAWKKECPLDYEKDGLLRPQYILDVLWEKTKGDAVVITDVGQNQMWGAQFFKYVYPRTHITSGGLGTMGFSLPAAMGASFGQSQRPVISINGDGGFLMNAQELGVISQYNLPVKIVIFNNNFLGMVRQWQELFHDSRYSHTDLSGSNPDYVKLAEAFRIKGLYCDNVDDVQQTIDAAFAHNGPVLMEFKVVKEEMVFPMVPAGASTDEMITKRLTPDSFV; encoded by the coding sequence ATGACCACGCAGAATGTCCCGGGAACAGTGGGTGATGCACTGCCCGAAGAAATGGTAACAGTCCAAACCCCTTTGGTTACTGGCTCCGAGATTCTCATCCGTACACTCGAATACGAGGGCGTTGAGGTCATCTTTGGCCATCCCGGTGGTGCCATCATTACGTTATATGACGAACTAAGTCGAATTCAGCCCTCTTTCCAACATATTTTGGTGCGGCATGAACAGGGCGGAACACATGCAGCAGAGGGCTATGCCAAAGCCACCGGAAAAGTGGGGGTAATGTTGGCAACCAGTGGGCCGGGTGCGACCAATACCGTGACAGGGATTGCTGATGCCTACATGGATTCTGTGCCGATTGTGGTGATTACGGGACAAGTTCCGACACATCTTATCGGGAATGATGCGTTCCAAGAAGCTGATATTGTGGGTATTACCCGCACCATCACCAAGCACAATTATTTGGTACGCGACGTTCGGGACGTTGCAAGGGTGGTGCGCGAGGCATTCCATATTGCGCGTACTGGCCGTCCGGGACCGGTATTAGTGGACATTCCGAAAGACGTTTTATTGGCCAAAGCACCCCTCGAAATTCCCGAACAAGTGGAAATACGCGGTTATCATGTCCCGATGCAGCCCTCAAAGGCCAAAGTTTTACAAGCCGCCGAGATGATTAAGGCTGCTCAAAAGCCTTTGTTTTATGTAGGTGGAGGCTGCTTATTTTCGGACGCTGCCAAAGAAATGGCCGAAATCGCACACAAAACCCAAATTCCAGTAACAACTACTTTGCATGGCATTGGTTCTTTTCCGGTAACAGATAATTTGTCATTGCATATGCTGGGAATGCATGGAACATGGTATGCAAACCAAGCGGTTCAAAATGCGGATTTGTTGATCGCTGTTGGGGCACGTTTCGATGACCGTGTAACGGGCAAATTGGAGTCTTGGGCGCCGCACGCCAAAATCATTCATATAGACATAGACCCCTCTTGTATTTCTAAAAATGTCTATGTGGATTGTGCCATTATTGGCGACGTAAAAAACGTTTTGCAGGAACTATTGCCAAATGTGGAACCCAAAGACACTTCGACATGGCTGGCCCAAATTGCAGCATGGAAAAAGGAATGTCCTTTAGATTATGAAAAAGATGGTCTATTGCGCCCTCAATACATTTTAGATGTGCTCTGGGAAAAGACAAAAGGGGATGCGGTTGTAATCACGGATGTGGGGCAAAACCAAATGTGGGGCGCACAATTCTTTAAATATGTCTATCCGCGCACCCACATTACTTCGGGCGGCTTGGGAACGATGGGTTTCTCGCTTCCGGCGGCGATGGGTGCTTCTTTTGGGCAGAGCCAACGTCCGGTGATCTCTATCAATGGGGATGGTGGCTTCTTGATGAATGCACAAGAACTTGGGGTGATCTCGCAATACAATTTGCCCGTAAAAATTGTCATTTTCAACAATAACTTTCTTGGAATGGTGCGCCAATGGCAAGAACTTTTCCATGATAGCCGCTATAGCCACACCGATCTTTCGGGTTCTAATCCGGATTATGTGAAATTGGCGGAAGCATTCCGAATTAAAGGTCTCTATTGCGACAATGTGGATGATGTGCAGCAAACCATTGACGCCGCTTTTGCACATAATGGGCCTGTCCTCATGGAGTTCAAGGTCGTCAAAGAAGAAATGGTCTTTCCGATGGTTCCTGCCGGAGCATCTACGGATGAAATGATTACCAAGCGTTTAACACCAGATAGTTTTGTTTAA